A part of Larkinella insperata genomic DNA contains:
- a CDS encoding ribonuclease H family protein, with amino-acid sequence MAKSPKYYVVWKGRQKGVYDTWEACQEQIQNFPGALYKSFESRTVAEKALGEKPHIHLQGKGPGAAGSEKKLFIGSPVRDSIAVDAAWNTATGDMEYQGVHTTTKQLLFCQGPFADGTNNIGEFLAIVHALAWLKQRNSDLPIYSDSRTAISWVSKKKANTKLEETPRNAQLFQMIDRAETWLQTNTYFNKILKWETEHWGENPADFGRK; translated from the coding sequence ATGGCAAAATCGCCCAAATATTACGTTGTCTGGAAAGGACGCCAGAAAGGAGTTTACGATACGTGGGAAGCCTGCCAGGAGCAGATTCAGAACTTTCCGGGTGCTCTCTACAAATCGTTTGAAAGCCGCACGGTGGCCGAAAAAGCGCTGGGCGAAAAGCCGCATATTCACTTACAGGGCAAAGGCCCCGGGGCTGCGGGGTCGGAAAAAAAATTATTCATTGGCTCGCCCGTCCGCGACAGCATTGCCGTTGATGCGGCCTGGAATACGGCCACCGGCGACATGGAATACCAGGGCGTTCACACCACGACCAAACAGCTTTTATTCTGCCAGGGGCCTTTCGCCGACGGAACCAACAACATCGGCGAATTTCTGGCCATTGTTCACGCTCTGGCCTGGCTCAAACAGCGCAACAGCGATCTGCCCATTTATTCGGATTCCCGCACCGCCATCAGCTGGGTGTCAAAAAAGAAAGCCAACACCAAGCTGGAAGAGACGCCCCGCAACGCCCAGTTGTTCCAAATGATCGACCGGGCCGAAACCTGGCTGCAAACCAATACGTATTTCAACAAAATCCTGAAATGGGAAACCGAACACTGGGGCGAAAACCCGGCAGACTTCGGACGTAAGTAA
- the murA gene encoding UDP-N-acetylglucosamine 1-carboxyvinyltransferase, with the protein MASFRIAGDQHLKGEINPQGAKNEALQILCAVLLTAEPVTIHNIPNIRDVNKLIELLGDLGVKVERLSDSSCRFQADQVDISVLDTAAYREKASALRGSVMLLGPMLARFKTGRIPRPGGDKIGRRRLDTHFLGFEKLGAKFNFDSEESGMYNVDASHLQGTYMLLDEASVTGTANVVMAAVMAEGKTTIYNAACEPYLQQLCSMLNRMGAKISGIASNLLTIEGVEKLGGTEHTMLPDMIEIGSFIGLAAMTQSEITIKNCQIPQLGIIPEVFKRLGIKMEFRGDDIYVPAQEHYQIESFLDGGMMTVSDAPWPGFTPDLLSIVLVTAIQAQGTLLVHQKMFESRLFFVDKLIEMGAQMILCDPHRATVIGLNRQQQLKGIRMSSPDIRAGVALLIAALSAKGDSIIDNIEQIDRGYQNIDGRLNAIGAVIERL; encoded by the coding sequence ATGGCATCATTCCGCATTGCCGGTGATCAACATTTAAAGGGCGAAATCAATCCACAAGGCGCTAAAAATGAAGCCCTTCAGATTCTATGTGCGGTTTTGTTAACCGCCGAGCCGGTCACCATTCACAATATTCCCAACATCCGCGACGTCAACAAACTCATTGAACTGCTGGGCGATCTGGGCGTTAAAGTCGAACGACTGTCTGATTCGTCGTGCCGTTTCCAGGCCGACCAGGTAGATATCTCCGTCTTGGACACGGCCGCTTACCGAGAAAAAGCCTCCGCCCTGCGCGGCTCGGTGATGCTGCTGGGACCAATGCTGGCCCGCTTCAAAACCGGCCGGATTCCGCGGCCCGGGGGCGACAAGATTGGCCGTCGGCGACTGGATACGCACTTTCTGGGTTTCGAAAAACTCGGTGCGAAATTCAACTTTGATTCCGAAGAAAGTGGCATGTACAACGTTGATGCCAGCCACCTGCAGGGCACGTATATGCTACTGGATGAAGCTTCGGTGACGGGCACAGCAAACGTAGTGATGGCCGCCGTGATGGCCGAAGGCAAAACGACCATTTACAATGCCGCCTGCGAACCATACCTGCAACAGCTTTGCTCGATGCTGAACCGCATGGGTGCTAAAATCAGCGGCATTGCGTCGAACCTGCTCACGATCGAAGGCGTCGAGAAACTCGGAGGTACCGAGCATACCATGCTGCCCGACATGATCGAGATTGGTTCGTTTATTGGTCTGGCGGCTATGACGCAGTCGGAAATTACAATCAAGAACTGCCAGATTCCGCAGTTGGGCATCATTCCGGAGGTTTTCAAGCGGCTGGGCATCAAAATGGAATTCCGGGGAGACGACATTTATGTACCGGCTCAGGAACACTACCAGATCGAAAGTTTTCTGGATGGCGGTATGATGACGGTTTCGGACGCTCCCTGGCCCGGTTTTACCCCCGACTTACTGAGCATTGTGCTGGTAACGGCTATTCAGGCACAGGGTACGCTGTTGGTTCACCAGAAGATGTTTGAAAGCCGGTTGTTCTTCGTCGATAAGCTGATTGAGATGGGCGCGCAAATGATTCTCTGCGATCCCCACCGGGCTACGGTTATCGGGCTGAACCGCCAGCAACAACTGAAGGGCATTCGTATGTCGTCACCCGATATTCGCGCCGGAGTTGCCCTGCTCATTGCGGCTCTCTCGGCCAAAGGCGATAGCATCATTGATAACATTGAGCAGATTGACCGGGGTTATCAGAATATTGATGGCCGGCTGAACGCCATTGGCGCAGTCATTGAGCGGCTCTAA
- a CDS encoding glycosyltransferase family 2 protein, whose amino-acid sequence MTDKLQLSVVIPLYNEDESLPELHDWIVRVVTEQRYTYEILFIDDGSTDRSWEVITRLSERNPHVRGVRFTRNYGKTAALQTGFQAARGQVVITLDADLQDNPDEIPALYRMITADGYDLVSGWKQKRYDPLSKTIPTKFFNAVSRWVSGVQLHDFNSGIKAYRLPVVKSMNLYGEMHRNLPIVAKWNGFTKIGEKVVKHQARKYGSTKFGLDRFINGFLDLLVIAFVQKFSRRPMHFFGTFGTLSFFIGSLITVYLIGEKLYNIANQQRYRNVTDNPLFFLALVAIILGVQLFLAGFLGEMLVRQSTHKTGDYLIAERAGF is encoded by the coding sequence ATGACTGATAAACTTCAACTTTCCGTCGTCATTCCGCTTTACAACGAAGACGAGTCATTACCCGAATTGCACGACTGGATTGTGCGCGTGGTGACGGAACAGCGTTATACGTACGAAATTCTGTTTATTGATGACGGCAGCACCGATCGGTCCTGGGAGGTGATCACCCGGCTTTCCGAGCGCAACCCACACGTTCGGGGGGTGCGGTTTACGCGGAATTACGGCAAAACGGCGGCTTTGCAAACCGGCTTTCAGGCTGCCCGGGGGCAGGTTGTCATTACACTGGACGCCGATTTGCAGGATAATCCCGACGAAATTCCGGCACTGTACCGCATGATTACCGCTGATGGTTACGACCTGGTTTCGGGCTGGAAGCAGAAGCGTTATGACCCGCTGTCGAAAACCATCCCGACCAAGTTTTTCAATGCCGTATCGCGCTGGGTGTCGGGGGTTCAGCTGCACGATTTCAATTCGGGCATCAAAGCCTACCGCCTGCCGGTGGTTAAATCCATGAATCTGTACGGCGAGATGCACCGGAATCTGCCGATTGTGGCCAAGTGGAACGGTTTTACAAAAATTGGTGAGAAAGTCGTGAAGCACCAGGCCCGCAAATACGGCAGCACCAAATTTGGGCTCGACCGGTTTATCAACGGCTTTCTGGATTTGCTTGTGATTGCCTTCGTTCAGAAGTTCAGTCGGCGGCCGATGCATTTTTTCGGCACCTTCGGAACGCTTTCGTTTTTTATCGGATCGCTGATTACCGTCTACCTCATTGGTGAGAAGCTGTACAACATCGCCAACCAGCAACGGTACCGCAATGTGACCGATAACCCGCTGTTTTTTCTGGCTTTAGTCGCCATTATTCTGGGCGTTCAGCTATTTTTGGCCGGATTTTTGGGCGAGATGCTCGTCAGACAATCCACTCATAAAACCGGAGATTACCTGATTGCCGAAAGGGCTGGATTTTGA
- a CDS encoding inorganic pyrophosphatase, whose translation MNNQFKAHPWHGIPIGEQAPKQVTAFIEIVPTDTVKYEVDKDTGYLKIDRPQKYSNIVPALYGFIPMTYCDEQVASLARERSGREIEKGDGDPIDICVLSEHAITHGNIILQAIPIGGFRLLDKGEADDKIIAILKGDGMYQAYDDLSQLPESVVQRLKHYFLTYKNLPGEPMTCEIVNVYGKEEAHDVIRRSVEDYWLLMRNLAKQSK comes from the coding sequence ATGAACAACCAGTTTAAAGCCCATCCCTGGCACGGAATTCCCATTGGTGAGCAAGCGCCGAAGCAAGTAACCGCTTTCATTGAAATTGTACCGACTGATACCGTTAAATACGAGGTTGACAAGGATACGGGCTACCTGAAAATTGACCGGCCCCAGAAATACTCCAACATTGTTCCGGCACTCTACGGTTTTATTCCGATGACGTACTGCGACGAGCAGGTGGCTTCATTGGCCCGCGAACGGTCTGGCCGTGAAATCGAAAAAGGCGATGGTGACCCCATCGACATCTGCGTACTGAGCGAACACGCCATTACGCACGGAAACATCATTCTGCAGGCCATCCCCATCGGTGGGTTCCGGCTGCTCGACAAAGGCGAAGCCGACGACAAGATCATTGCCATTCTGAAAGGCGACGGGATGTACCAGGCCTACGACGATTTGAGCCAGCTCCCGGAAAGCGTGGTGCAACGTTTGAAGCACTACTTCCTGACCTACAAGAACTTGCCCGGCGAGCCCATGACCTGCGAGATCGTTAACGTTTACGGCAAGGAAGAAGCCCACGATGTCATCCGGCGGTCGGTTGAAGACTACTGGCTGCTGATGCGGAATCTGGCCAAGCAGAGCAAATAA
- a CDS encoding DUF4290 domain-containing protein, with the protein MKEYGSNIQKLVEYLQTIEDREKRTRYAHILVELMRQIHPNMRDNQDYYNKLWDDLYIISDFKLDVDSPYPPPTAEVLGKKPQPVPYNTHGLRYKHYGQNINLLIAKAISLEDSEERLAFVSYMARLMKTFYSTWNKEAVEDETILTNLDEMSNGKLHDDIQSIRTNGFVDATPRERTGDQPPRRNPSGPSYGRNEGSGQSYSRNETSGNRQNNNYYQNQGRGHRDGGNNNRDNRNDGHRNDRFRGNNPNNRNKRR; encoded by the coding sequence TTGAAAGAGTACGGCAGCAATATCCAAAAATTAGTCGAATATCTACAGACTATTGAAGACCGCGAGAAGCGCACCCGCTACGCGCACATCTTGGTGGAACTGATGCGGCAAATCCATCCCAACATGCGGGATAATCAGGACTACTATAATAAATTGTGGGATGACCTCTACATCATTTCGGATTTTAAACTGGATGTAGACAGCCCCTACCCGCCCCCGACCGCCGAGGTGCTGGGTAAAAAACCGCAGCCCGTTCCGTATAACACGCACGGTTTGCGTTACAAGCACTACGGCCAGAACATTAATCTGCTGATTGCCAAAGCCATTTCGCTGGAAGATTCGGAAGAGCGGCTGGCATTTGTGTCGTACATGGCCCGGCTGATGAAAACGTTTTACTCGACCTGGAATAAAGAAGCCGTTGAAGACGAAACGATCCTGACCAACCTGGACGAGATGTCGAACGGCAAGCTCCACGACGACATTCAGTCCATTCGAACCAACGGTTTTGTTGACGCTACTCCGCGCGAACGGACGGGCGATCAACCACCCCGGCGTAATCCCAGCGGCCCGTCCTACGGTCGCAACGAAGGTTCGGGGCAATCGTACAGCCGAAACGAAACGTCCGGCAATCGCCAGAATAACAATTACTACCAGAATCAGGGGCGTGGGCACCGCGATGGCGGCAACAACAACCGTGACAATCGCAACGACGGTCACCGCAACGACCGCTTCCGGGGAAATAATCCCAATAATCGCAACAAAAGACGTTAA